In the genome of Opitutia bacterium KCR 482, one region contains:
- a CDS encoding DUF3034 family protein, whose protein sequence is MKNKKALLAYALLALSPITYAASSEAAVEANAAPAEKAEAPKAAPEKGAPLPLLTIDGVGGVVLTPIAYLVNPGAEGTEIGLPSIGATYVNARQKNVESFGITETLFTRVELGYNASRFGTGSLQSDVLAYAGANIERNDVWLHTLNARVNVIRENDFDTKFLPAITLGAHFKYNDGISEINKNLGGLLTNIGYNRDWGVEFTATASKTFVVYGHPLIFSITGRATDAANLGYTGYSGKYEFSAEGNVVFGITDWLFAAFEYRQKINQFDEVYAGGKELIGNENDWWTVGLAAVVSPHLTLTAGYGHLGTVLNTRENTAWAASIKYEF, encoded by the coding sequence ATGAAAAACAAAAAAGCACTTCTCGCATACGCGCTCCTCGCGCTTTCCCCCATTACCTACGCGGCGTCTTCGGAAGCCGCAGTCGAAGCAAACGCGGCTCCCGCAGAAAAAGCGGAAGCCCCCAAAGCCGCCCCCGAAAAGGGCGCGCCGCTCCCGCTTCTTACAATAGACGGCGTGGGAGGGGTAGTTCTCACGCCGATAGCGTACCTCGTAAATCCGGGGGCTGAGGGAACGGAAATCGGGCTTCCGTCAATCGGGGCGACATACGTCAACGCGCGGCAGAAAAACGTGGAAAGCTTCGGCATAACAGAAACGCTGTTCACGCGCGTCGAACTCGGCTACAACGCAAGCAGATTCGGCACAGGCTCGCTGCAAAGCGACGTTCTCGCCTACGCGGGGGCGAACATAGAGCGCAACGACGTTTGGCTGCACACGCTCAACGCCCGCGTAAACGTAATCCGCGAAAACGATTTCGACACAAAGTTCCTGCCCGCAATCACGCTCGGCGCGCACTTTAAATACAACGACGGAATCTCCGAAATAAACAAAAATCTCGGCGGACTCCTGACCAACATAGGCTACAACCGCGACTGGGGCGTGGAATTCACCGCGACGGCGTCCAAAACTTTCGTCGTCTACGGACACCCGCTCATTTTCTCGATTACAGGCCGCGCGACCGACGCCGCAAACCTCGGCTACACGGGCTATTCGGGCAAGTACGAATTTTCGGCGGAGGGCAACGTGGTCTTCGGCATAACCGACTGGCTGTTTGCGGCGTTCGAATACCGCCAGAAAATCAACCAGTTCGACGAAGTGTACGCGGGCGGCAAAGAGCTTATCGGCAACGAAAACGACTGGTGGACGGTCGGGCTTGCGGCGGTCGTCTCGCCCCACCTGACGCTGACGGCAGGCTACGGACACCTCGGCACGGTTCTGAACACGCGCGAAAATACCGCTTGGGCGGCGTCGATAAAGTACGAATTCTAA
- a CDS encoding alpha/beta hydrolase yields MKNSFEIPTTKAAASQEARRFIESLPPDFAQAQSDALDEAVAGNSAKLDAVREGRKTPTDVRDDLYMLEIRKKFGGTDSKIRVYLPKNSEGDMPIVVYYHGGGWCINSVESCARICQDIAEKNNAIVVSPDYRLAPEHPFPAANSDATETLDWTIANAEKFGGNPRRIFTAGDSAGGHLAAVAALARPKAVRGAILIYPALDLTAKRRPSRSLFAKGFCLNGDLMDKFTAAYIPSEEQRATPEASPILADKSNFPDALIISSQCDILRDEAEEFARSLDAAKRNVRYVCVEGATHLFITQKGMDKAYARALAEISEFVESAQ; encoded by the coding sequence ATGAAAAACAGTTTCGAAATTCCTACTACGAAAGCCGCGGCCTCGCAAGAGGCGCGGCGTTTTATTGAATCGCTCCCGCCCGACTTCGCGCAGGCGCAGTCGGACGCGCTCGACGAAGCCGTCGCGGGAAATTCGGCAAAACTCGACGCCGTGCGCGAGGGCAGAAAAACGCCAACCGACGTGCGCGACGATTTGTATATGCTCGAAATCCGCAAAAAATTCGGCGGCACAGATTCGAAAATCCGCGTCTACCTGCCGAAAAATTCTGAGGGCGACATGCCGATAGTTGTCTACTATCACGGCGGCGGCTGGTGCATAAACTCGGTCGAAAGCTGCGCGAGAATCTGCCAAGACATAGCGGAGAAAAACAACGCCATTGTGGTCTCGCCCGACTATCGGCTCGCGCCCGAACACCCATTCCCCGCCGCGAACTCCGACGCGACGGAAACGCTAGACTGGACAATTGCAAACGCCGAAAAATTCGGCGGCAACCCGCGCAGAATCTTCACCGCGGGCGACAGCGCGGGCGGACACCTCGCGGCGGTAGCCGCCCTTGCGCGACCGAAAGCCGTGCGCGGCGCAATCCTGATTTACCCCGCGCTCGACCTCACCGCAAAAAGGCGGCCGTCGCGCTCGCTCTTCGCAAAGGGCTTCTGCCTCAACGGCGACCTCATGGACAAATTCACCGCCGCGTACATACCCTCGGAGGAACAACGCGCAACGCCCGAAGCGTCGCCGATTTTAGCCGACAAATCGAACTTCCCCGACGCCCTGATAATTTCGTCGCAATGCGATATTCTGCGCGACGAAGCCGAAGAATTCGCCCGCTCCCTCGACGCCGCAAAACGCAACGTGCGCTACGTCTGCGTGGAGGGCGCAACGCACCTGTTCATCACCCAAAAGGGAATGGACAAAGCGTACGCGCGGGCGCTGGCGGAAATCTCGGAATTCGTGGAGTCGGCGCAATAA
- a CDS encoding Rrf2 family transcriptional regulator: MKISTRGRYGLRIMLDLAQHDGDQPRMIGDICKAQDLSKKYVGRLILKLRNAGMIASVRGAKGGYKIKRMPKHITLLEIIETMEGPISIVDCVRCPRKCKRSENCIARDIWGELNEKIRKTLESLTLQDIINRHADIEDYCI, from the coding sequence ATGAAAATTTCCACAAGAGGTAGATACGGACTGCGAATCATGCTCGACCTCGCCCAGCACGACGGCGACCAGCCGCGCATGATTGGCGACATCTGCAAGGCGCAGGACCTGTCGAAAAAATACGTCGGCAGACTGATTCTCAAACTGCGCAACGCGGGCATGATTGCCTCGGTTCGCGGGGCGAAGGGCGGCTATAAAATCAAGCGAATGCCCAAACACATCACATTGCTTGAAATCATCGAAACAATGGAGGGCCCGATTTCGATTGTCGATTGTGTGCGCTGCCCGCGCAAATGCAAACGCTCCGAAAACTGCATAGCCCGCGACATCTGGGGAGAGCTGAACGAAAAAATCAGAAAGACACTCGAATCGCTCACGCTCCAAGACATAATCAACCGCCACGCGGACATCGAAGACTACTGCATTTAG